One genomic segment of Thermus neutrinimicus includes these proteins:
- a CDS encoding vWA domain-containing protein, with translation MLWLLPPVLLLVYLLYRAKRPRVRPWAGVWLWQRSRRQRLRPRLDLRLLLLLLAAALVVLALEDPPLGPSPMVYVVDTSASMAAQEGAKTRLDLAKERLLPLLERTPEAVLVRAGEKPEAYGPAPGIVLRARLLELEAKDREARLEEAMALGRRLLRAPVLVVSDGPPPPGADGYLGVGSPRENLGIVAVAQGFLALGNSANRTLTARVEVGGEVEEVPVPPRGFARLENLPPTFTAQLLNGDALPLDDEVGFGLKRLGVDYPRTPALERLFLLLGATPGREVRVRVAVPQGPPDGPTLLLAPSGGDPTPVLLTTPHPLLEGVTLVGEHLSPPPPPPSSWRSLAEGEDGVGLIYHTEGGLYLPPLAAIQDRPFFPLLVYNFLKPYREVRTGLLSPGETLLPTPGPSFLPQSQGGAGRFLALLAALVLLLEALLFRPKPQAQEA, from the coding sequence ATGCTCTGGCTTCTTCCTCCGGTCCTCCTTCTGGTCTACCTCCTCTACCGGGCGAAAAGGCCCCGGGTCCGCCCCTGGGCCGGGGTGTGGCTATGGCAGAGGAGCAGGAGGCAACGCCTTCGGCCCCGGCTGGACTTAAGGCTTCTTCTCCTCCTCCTGGCGGCCGCCCTCGTGGTCCTGGCCCTCGAGGATCCCCCCTTAGGACCTTCCCCCATGGTCTATGTGGTGGACACCTCCGCCAGCATGGCCGCCCAGGAGGGGGCCAAGACCCGTCTGGACCTGGCCAAGGAAAGGCTCCTCCCCCTTCTGGAAAGAACCCCGGAGGCCGTCTTGGTGCGGGCTGGGGAAAAGCCCGAGGCCTATGGCCCCGCCCCCGGGATCGTCCTGAGGGCCAGGCTTCTGGAGCTGGAGGCCAAGGACCGGGAGGCCAGGCTGGAGGAGGCCATGGCCCTAGGGCGGAGGCTCCTCAGGGCCCCGGTGCTGGTGGTCAGCGACGGGCCTCCGCCCCCTGGGGCGGATGGGTACCTAGGGGTGGGAAGCCCCAGGGAGAACCTGGGAATCGTGGCCGTGGCCCAAGGGTTTTTGGCCCTTGGCAACAGCGCAAACCGCACCCTTACCGCCCGGGTGGAGGTGGGCGGTGAGGTAGAGGAGGTGCCGGTTCCGCCCCGGGGCTTTGCCCGGTTGGAAAACCTGCCCCCCACCTTTACCGCCCAGCTCCTGAATGGGGATGCCCTCCCTCTGGACGACGAGGTGGGCTTCGGCCTCAAGCGGCTTGGGGTGGACTACCCCAGGACCCCCGCCCTGGAAAGGCTCTTCCTCCTCCTGGGGGCAACTCCAGGGAGGGAGGTGCGGGTGCGCGTGGCGGTGCCCCAAGGGCCCCCCGATGGGCCCACCCTTTTACTCGCCCCTTCCGGGGGAGACCCCACCCCGGTTCTCCTCACCACCCCTCACCCCCTCCTGGAAGGGGTGACCCTTGTGGGGGAGCACCTCTCCCCTCCTCCCCCACCCCCCTCTTCCTGGCGGTCCCTGGCGGAAGGGGAGGACGGGGTAGGCCTCATCTACCACACGGAAGGAGGCCTTTACCTGCCCCCCTTGGCCGCCATCCAGGACCGCCCCTTCTTCCCCCTGCTGGTCTACAACTTCCTCAAACCCTACCGGGAGGTGCGCACGGGCCTCCTTTCCCCAGGGGAAACCCTTCTCCCCACCCCTGGGCCCAGCTTCCTTCCGCAAAGCCAAGGAGGGGCAGGCCGGTTCCTTGCCCTCCTCGCCGCCTTGGTGCTCCTCCTGGAAGCCCTTCTCTTCCGCCCCAAACCCCAGGCCCAGGAGGCATAA
- the tsaD gene encoding tRNA (adenosine(37)-N6)-threonylcarbamoyltransferase complex transferase subunit TsaD, producing the protein MWVLGIDTSCDDTGVGLVKEGEVVVNLVAGQVALHQAFGGVVPELASREHLKVIRPLAEKALAEAGIAPKDLSLVAATRGPGLIGALLVGYTFAKGLAWALGKPFYAIHHLEAHIAAAWPPGLNPPFLALVASGGHTHLFAVEALGRYRLLGATRDDAAGEAFDKVARLLGLGFPGGPEIERLAQEAREKVPFPVPLKDQKGYEFSFSGLKTKAVQLVEAGYPAPALAKGFQEAAVEHLAQVVLRAAQDTGLRVLLVAGGVAANRALQARFREAGLSVYFPPKGLSQDNGAMVALAAWRRYQGGFPPSPLSLGAAAYWPLEEA; encoded by the coding sequence GTGTGGGTTTTGGGCATCGACACCTCCTGCGACGACACGGGGGTGGGCCTGGTGAAGGAGGGGGAGGTGGTGGTGAACCTGGTGGCGGGCCAGGTGGCCCTGCACCAGGCCTTTGGCGGGGTGGTGCCCGAGCTGGCCAGCCGGGAGCACCTGAAGGTGATCCGTCCCTTAGCGGAGAAGGCCTTGGCCGAGGCGGGGATAGCCCCTAAGGACCTTTCCCTGGTGGCCGCCACCCGGGGCCCAGGGCTCATCGGGGCCCTGCTGGTGGGGTACACCTTCGCCAAGGGCCTAGCCTGGGCCCTGGGGAAGCCCTTCTACGCCATCCACCACCTCGAGGCCCACATCGCCGCCGCCTGGCCTCCCGGCCTGAACCCCCCCTTCTTGGCCCTGGTGGCCTCGGGCGGGCACACCCACCTTTTCGCGGTGGAGGCTTTGGGACGCTACCGGCTTCTCGGGGCCACCCGGGACGATGCCGCCGGGGAGGCCTTTGACAAGGTGGCGAGGCTTCTCGGCCTGGGGTTTCCCGGGGGGCCTGAGATTGAGCGCCTGGCCCAGGAGGCCAGGGAGAAGGTGCCCTTCCCCGTCCCCCTCAAGGACCAGAAGGGGTACGAGTTCAGCTTCTCCGGCCTCAAGACCAAGGCGGTGCAGCTGGTGGAGGCCGGATATCCCGCCCCGGCCTTGGCCAAGGGGTTCCAGGAGGCGGCGGTGGAGCACCTGGCCCAGGTGGTCCTCCGGGCTGCCCAGGACACCGGGCTCCGGGTCCTTCTGGTGGCCGGGGGGGTGGCGGCGAACCGGGCCTTGCAGGCTCGCTTCCGGGAGGCGGGGCTTAGCGTGTACTTCCCCCCCAAGGGGCTTTCCCAGGACAACGGGGCCATGGTGGCCTTGGCCGCCTGGCGGCGCTACCAAGGGGGTTTTCCCCCTAGCCCCTTGTCCCTGGGGGCCGCCGCTTACTGGCCCCTCGAGGAGGCCTGA
- the secA gene encoding preprotein translocase subunit SecA: protein MLGLIRKLFDNNEREIARYYRQVVEPTNRLEPEVERIPDLAAAYAELKERHERGASLEELLPMAFALTRESAKRYLGMRHFDVQLIGGAVLHEGKIAEMKTGEGKTLVATLAVALNALRGRGVHVVTVNDYLARRDAEWMGPVYRGLGLTVGVIQHGSTPEERRKAYLADVTYVTNSELGFDYLRDNMAISPDQLVLRHDTPLHYAIIDEVDSILIDEARTPLIISGPAEKATDLYYKMAEIAKKLERGLPPEPGVRKEPTGDYTIEEKNRAVHLTLQGIAKAEKLLGVEGLFSPENMELAHMLIQAIRAKELYHRDRDYIVQDGQVIIVDEFTGRLMPGRRYGEGLHQAIEAKEGVRIERENQTLATITYQNFFRLYEKRAGMTGTAKTEEKEFQEIYGMDVVVVPTNRPMIRQDFPDVVYRTEKGKFYAVVEEIAEKYERGQPVLVGTISIEKSERLSQMLKEPRLYLPRLEMRLELFKKASQKQQGEEWERLRRLLEKPTQLRDEDLAAFEGLIPPKGNLRAAWEGLKRAVHTLSVLRQGIPHQVLNAKHHAKEAEIVAQAGRSKTVTIATNMAGRGTDIKLGGNPEYLAAALLEKEGFDRYEWKVELFIKKMVAGQEEEALALARELGIKPELQEKIRQIREECKADEERVRQLGGLFILGTERHESRRIDNQLRGRAGRQGDPGGSRFYVSFDDDLMRLFASDRVIAMLDRMGFDDSEPIEHPMVTRSIERAQKRVEDRNFAIRKQLLQFDDVMARQREVIYAQRRLILLGKDEEVKEAALGMVEETVAGIAENILNPQVHPEDWDLDALKATLLDTVPQLAGFPFEELRTLKPEEGVERLVEAALKAYEAREEELSPPLMRAVERFVILNVVDSAWKEHLHNLDVLRQGIFLRGYGQKDPFQEYKIEATRLFNDMVGFIKGEVAKFLFRLKVEAEPVRPVREAPYVPVPAPKEEARPFGVEKKRPTTPPPQPGLSRAERRRLMREEKKRKKE, encoded by the coding sequence ATGCTGGGCCTCATACGGAAGCTGTTTGACAACAACGAGCGGGAAATCGCCCGCTACTACAGGCAAGTGGTGGAGCCCACCAACCGGCTGGAGCCGGAGGTGGAGAGGATCCCCGACCTAGCCGCGGCCTATGCGGAGCTTAAGGAGAGGCACGAGAGGGGAGCGAGCCTCGAGGAGCTTCTCCCCATGGCCTTCGCCTTGACCCGGGAGTCCGCCAAGCGCTATTTGGGCATGCGCCACTTTGACGTGCAGCTCATCGGCGGAGCGGTGCTCCACGAGGGCAAGATCGCCGAGATGAAGACCGGGGAGGGCAAGACCCTGGTGGCCACCCTGGCGGTGGCCCTGAATGCCCTGAGGGGCAGGGGCGTGCACGTGGTCACGGTGAACGACTACCTGGCCCGCCGCGACGCTGAGTGGATGGGGCCCGTGTACCGGGGCCTGGGCCTCACGGTGGGGGTCATCCAGCACGGCTCCACCCCTGAGGAACGCCGCAAGGCCTACTTGGCGGACGTCACCTACGTGACCAACTCCGAGCTGGGCTTTGACTACCTCCGGGACAACATGGCCATCAGCCCGGATCAGCTGGTGCTTCGCCACGACACCCCCTTGCACTACGCCATCATCGACGAGGTGGACTCCATCCTCATCGACGAGGCCCGCACCCCCCTGATCATCTCCGGCCCGGCGGAGAAGGCCACCGACCTCTATTACAAGATGGCGGAGATCGCCAAGAAGCTGGAGCGGGGCCTTCCCCCGGAGCCCGGGGTGCGCAAGGAGCCCACGGGGGACTACACCATCGAGGAGAAGAACCGGGCCGTGCACCTCACCCTCCAGGGCATCGCCAAGGCGGAGAAGCTCCTTGGGGTGGAGGGGCTTTTCAGCCCCGAGAACATGGAACTCGCCCACATGCTCATCCAGGCCATCCGGGCCAAGGAGCTTTACCACCGGGACCGGGACTACATCGTCCAGGATGGCCAAGTCATCATCGTGGACGAGTTCACGGGCCGCCTGATGCCAGGGCGGCGCTACGGGGAGGGCCTCCACCAGGCCATTGAGGCCAAGGAGGGGGTCAGGATCGAGCGGGAGAACCAGACCCTGGCCACCATCACCTATCAGAACTTCTTCCGCCTCTACGAGAAGCGGGCCGGGATGACCGGCACCGCCAAGACCGAGGAGAAGGAATTCCAGGAGATTTACGGCATGGACGTGGTGGTGGTGCCCACCAACCGCCCCATGATCCGCCAGGACTTTCCCGACGTGGTCTACCGCACGGAAAAGGGCAAGTTCTACGCGGTGGTGGAGGAGATCGCCGAGAAGTACGAAAGGGGCCAGCCGGTCCTGGTGGGCACCATCAGCATCGAGAAGTCTGAAAGGCTTTCCCAGATGCTCAAGGAGCCCCGCCTCTATCTGCCGCGGCTAGAGATGCGCCTGGAGCTTTTCAAGAAGGCCAGCCAGAAGCAGCAGGGGGAGGAGTGGGAACGCCTAAGGAGGCTTCTGGAAAAGCCCACCCAGCTTAGGGATGAAGACCTTGCGGCCTTTGAGGGGCTCATTCCCCCTAAGGGCAACCTGCGCGCCGCCTGGGAGGGCTTAAAGCGGGCGGTGCATACCCTTTCGGTCTTGCGCCAGGGCATCCCTCACCAGGTCCTGAACGCCAAGCACCACGCTAAGGAGGCGGAGATCGTGGCCCAGGCGGGCCGGAGCAAGACGGTTACCATCGCCACCAACATGGCGGGCCGGGGGACGGACATCAAGCTGGGGGGCAACCCCGAGTACCTGGCCGCGGCCCTTTTGGAGAAGGAGGGCTTTGACCGGTACGAGTGGAAGGTAGAGCTCTTCATCAAGAAGATGGTGGCGGGCCAGGAGGAGGAGGCCTTGGCCCTGGCCCGGGAGCTGGGGATCAAGCCTGAGCTTCAGGAAAAGATCCGCCAGATCCGGGAGGAGTGTAAGGCGGATGAGGAGCGGGTGCGACAGCTGGGGGGGCTTTTCATCCTGGGCACTGAGCGGCACGAGTCCCGCCGCATCGACAACCAGCTGCGGGGCCGGGCCGGGCGCCAGGGGGACCCGGGGGGAAGCCGCTTCTATGTGAGCTTTGACGACGACCTCATGCGCCTTTTCGCCTCGGACCGGGTCATCGCCATGCTGGACCGCATGGGGTTTGACGACTCCGAACCCATCGAACACCCCATGGTGACCCGCTCCATCGAGCGGGCCCAGAAGCGGGTGGAGGACCGCAACTTCGCCATCCGCAAACAACTGTTGCAGTTTGACGACGTGATGGCCCGCCAGCGGGAGGTCATCTACGCCCAGCGCCGCCTGATCCTCTTGGGCAAGGATGAGGAGGTGAAGGAGGCGGCCTTGGGGATGGTGGAGGAAACGGTGGCCGGGATTGCGGAAAACATCCTGAATCCCCAGGTGCACCCCGAGGACTGGGACCTGGATGCCTTGAAGGCCACGCTCCTGGACACCGTGCCCCAGCTGGCCGGCTTCCCCTTTGAGGAGCTTCGCACCCTAAAGCCTGAAGAAGGCGTGGAGCGCCTGGTGGAGGCGGCCTTGAAGGCCTACGAGGCCAGGGAGGAGGAGCTTTCCCCTCCCCTCATGCGGGCGGTGGAGCGCTTCGTGATCCTCAACGTGGTGGACTCCGCCTGGAAGGAGCACCTGCATAACCTGGACGTCCTCCGCCAGGGGATCTTCCTGCGGGGCTACGGCCAGAAGGACCCCTTCCAGGAGTACAAGATCGAGGCCACCCGGCTCTTCAACGACATGGTGGGTTTCATCAAGGGGGAGGTGGCCAAGTTCCTCTTCCGCCTCAAGGTGGAGGCGGAGCCGGTGCGCCCGGTGCGGGAGGCTCCTTATGTGCCCGTGCCCGCTCCTAAGGAGGAGGCCCGGCCCTTCGGCGTGGAGAAGAAGCGCCCCACCACCCCACCGCCCCAGCCCGGCCTTTCCCGGGCCGAGCGCCGAAGGCTCATGCGGGAGGAGAAGAAGCGCAAGAAGGAGTGA
- a CDS encoding YebC/PmpR family DNA-binding transcriptional regulator → MAGHSKWAQIKRKKAANDLKRGKIISKHLRAIQAAARAGGSPYPEANVQLRNAIEAARADDVPMENIERLLQKLQGGGEGAEQYEEIVYEGYAPGGVALLVYALTENRNRTAGEVRHVFNKYGGSLGATGSVAWQFERKGVVVCQNSEAAQEVAIELGALDLEEEGESLTIYTDPSETYRMAEELKRRGIPVEAVEVVQHPQNTVALPPEEAAKVMRLVEALEDLDDVQHVYTNLDPTSLQVEA, encoded by the coding sequence ATGGCCGGTCATAGCAAGTGGGCACAGATCAAGCGCAAAAAGGCCGCCAACGACCTCAAACGCGGCAAGATCATCTCCAAGCACCTACGGGCCATCCAGGCGGCAGCCCGCGCTGGGGGAAGCCCCTACCCCGAGGCCAACGTCCAGCTCCGCAACGCCATCGAAGCCGCCCGGGCCGACGATGTCCCCATGGAGAACATCGAACGCCTCCTGCAGAAGCTGCAAGGGGGTGGGGAAGGGGCTGAGCAGTACGAGGAGATCGTCTACGAGGGCTACGCCCCAGGCGGGGTAGCCCTTCTGGTCTACGCCCTCACGGAAAACCGCAACCGCACCGCCGGGGAGGTGCGCCACGTCTTCAACAAGTACGGGGGTTCCCTGGGGGCCACGGGCAGCGTGGCCTGGCAGTTTGAGCGCAAAGGCGTGGTGGTCTGCCAGAACTCCGAGGCCGCCCAGGAGGTGGCCATAGAGCTGGGGGCTTTGGACCTCGAGGAGGAAGGGGAAAGCCTCACCATCTACACCGATCCCAGCGAAACCTACCGCATGGCCGAGGAGCTCAAAAGGCGGGGCATACCCGTGGAGGCCGTGGAGGTGGTGCAACACCCCCAGAACACCGTGGCCTTGCCCCCTGAGGAGGCCGCCAAGGTGATGCGCCTGGTGGAGGCTTTGGAGGACCTGGACGACGTGCAGCACGTCTACACCAACCTGGACCCCACCAGCTTGCAGGTGGAAGCCTAG
- a CDS encoding cation:proton antiporter family protein: MEALWVAAAFALGFLASRLGLPPLVGYLGAGFALHGMGLRETEFLHRAAEIGVLLLLFTVGLKLRFQDLLKPRILGAGGLHLVLFASLAFVLLGNLPLALALAFSSTVLVVKVLEDKKELTTYHGRLSVGILVLQDLVAVGLITLYGENRVSPWAGLVLLLPLLRFAVAWLLEKSGHDELLVLFGLGLALLGGEGFRQVGLSPELGALIMGVLLSGHEKGGEMAKGLWSLKEAFLVAFFLDIGLREGLRGVEPGVVLSLLLLALVKTPLFFALFLLLGLRARTAFVSGMYLGNYSEFALIVGVVLERAGILPYSLSTLALVVALSMAVSAPLARYSHGLYKRLEARLLPLERPGRHPDQEPERLEGATVLIVGMGRTGGAVYRILEARGESPVGLDADPEKVARHQAKGRKVLYGDAEDPELWERLDLKGLRAVVLALPDLEAKVLAARWLKERGFKGILAATSFHLEEDPILEGAGVSLLFHPFREAGERLAEKVLEKLAIMGEVSHGRS; this comes from the coding sequence ATGGAAGCCCTTTGGGTGGCCGCTGCCTTTGCCCTAGGTTTCTTGGCTAGCCGCCTGGGGCTTCCCCCCCTGGTGGGCTATTTGGGAGCGGGCTTTGCCCTGCACGGGATGGGCCTAAGGGAGACGGAATTCCTGCACCGTGCGGCGGAGATAGGGGTACTCCTTTTGCTCTTCACCGTGGGGCTAAAGCTCCGCTTCCAGGACCTTCTTAAGCCCCGCATCCTGGGGGCAGGGGGTCTGCACCTCGTGCTTTTCGCCTCCTTGGCCTTTGTCCTTCTCGGCAACCTGCCCCTTGCCCTAGCCCTGGCCTTTTCCAGCACCGTGCTGGTGGTGAAGGTCCTCGAGGACAAGAAGGAACTCACCACCTACCACGGCCGCCTCAGCGTGGGCATCCTGGTCCTGCAGGACCTGGTGGCGGTGGGCCTCATCACCCTCTATGGCGAGAACCGGGTAAGCCCCTGGGCAGGGCTGGTTCTCCTCTTGCCCCTGCTGCGGTTTGCCGTGGCCTGGCTTCTGGAAAAAAGCGGCCACGACGAGCTACTGGTGCTCTTTGGCCTGGGTCTTGCCCTTCTTGGGGGGGAGGGCTTCCGCCAGGTAGGGTTGTCCCCGGAACTGGGGGCCTTAATCATGGGAGTCCTCCTCTCGGGCCACGAAAAAGGGGGGGAGATGGCCAAGGGGCTTTGGAGCCTCAAAGAGGCCTTTTTGGTGGCCTTTTTCCTGGATATCGGCCTTAGGGAAGGCCTCCGGGGCGTGGAGCCCGGCGTGGTCCTCTCCCTTCTCCTCCTGGCCCTGGTCAAGACCCCTCTCTTCTTCGCCCTATTTCTCCTCTTGGGGCTTCGGGCCCGCACCGCTTTCGTCAGCGGCATGTACCTGGGCAACTACTCGGAGTTTGCCCTCATCGTGGGGGTGGTGCTGGAGCGGGCAGGGATTCTCCCCTATAGCCTCTCCACCCTAGCCCTGGTGGTGGCCCTTTCCATGGCGGTTTCCGCACCCCTTGCCCGCTACAGCCATGGTCTTTACAAACGCCTCGAGGCCCGCCTCCTTCCCCTGGAGCGCCCGGGGCGCCACCCCGACCAGGAACCCGAGCGCCTGGAAGGGGCCACGGTGCTCATCGTGGGCATGGGCCGCACCGGGGGAGCCGTCTACCGCATCCTGGAGGCCAGGGGGGAAAGCCCTGTGGGCCTGGATGCCGACCCCGAGAAGGTGGCCCGCCACCAGGCCAAGGGGCGGAAGGTCCTCTATGGGGATGCGGAGGACCCCGAGCTCTGGGAGCGCCTGGACCTTAAGGGCCTTAGGGCAGTGGTTCTGGCCCTACCGGACCTGGAGGCCAAGGTCCTCGCCGCCCGCTGGCTCAAGGAGCGGGGCTTTAAGGGGATCCTGGCCGCCACCAGCTTCCACCTGGAGGAGGACCCCATTCTGGAAGGCGCCGGGGTGAGCCTCCTCTTCCACCCCTTCCGCGAGGCCGGGGAACGCCTGGCGGAGAAGGTGCTGGAAAAGCTGGCTATAATGGGTGAGGTGAGCCATGGCCGGTCATAG
- a CDS encoding DsbA family protein, whose protein sequence is MQRAIVLVVLALALLGLGWILWGPKGKAGLDPTQGARFALGDPNAPVVVVDFSNYLCPHCQNHALNILPRLKAGYIDTGKVRYLFRDFPFPGQAQVIRASEAAACAADQGRYYEYHEVLFRASSSWGNLQGSVLDRYLVDLAGQMGLDEKAFSQCLSSGRHREGVLADQKLASDLGLTGTPTFFIAGEKRTGFLPYEEWKTLLDKALAGKR, encoded by the coding sequence ATGCAGCGGGCTATAGTGCTCGTCGTACTGGCCCTGGCCCTTTTGGGCCTGGGCTGGATCCTCTGGGGCCCCAAAGGGAAAGCCGGGCTGGACCCCACCCAAGGTGCCCGCTTTGCCCTGGGCGACCCCAACGCCCCCGTGGTGGTGGTGGACTTTTCCAACTACCTCTGCCCTCACTGCCAGAACCACGCCTTAAACATTCTCCCCCGACTTAAGGCTGGGTACATCGACACCGGAAAGGTCCGCTACCTCTTCCGGGACTTCCCCTTCCCCGGCCAAGCCCAGGTGATCCGGGCCAGCGAGGCCGCCGCCTGCGCCGCCGACCAAGGGCGCTACTACGAGTACCACGAGGTTCTCTTCCGGGCCAGCTCCAGCTGGGGAAACCTCCAGGGAAGCGTGTTGGACCGCTATTTGGTGGACCTGGCGGGGCAGATGGGGCTGGATGAGAAGGCCTTTAGCCAGTGCCTTTCCTCCGGTAGGCACCGCGAGGGTGTCCTGGCCGACCAGAAGCTGGCCTCGGACCTAGGCCTCACCGGCACCCCCACCTTCTTCATCGCCGGGGAAAAGCGCACGGGCTTCTTGCCCTACGAGGAGTGGAAGACCCTCTTGGACAAGGCCCTGGCAGGGAAGAGGTGA
- the speE gene encoding polyamine aminopropyltransferase, which translates to MDYGMYFFEHITPFETMVRRMERVIASGRTKYQDYFLFETQGFGKVLVLDKDVQSTERDEYIYHETLVHPAMLSHPEPRTVLIVGGGEGATLREVLKHPTVERAVMVDIDGELVEVAKRHMPEWHQGAFEDPRAVLIIEDARAYLEHTQDMYDVVIIDLTDPVGEDNPARLLYTVEFYRLVKAHLNPGGIMGMQAGMIMLTHHRVHPVVHRTVREAFRYVRSYKNHIPGFFLNFGFLLASDAFDPAAFSEGVIEARIRERSLALRHLSAPYLEAMFILPKDIQEAIDKETLVSTDQNPFYVTPEGEARQAPYRG; encoded by the coding sequence ATGGACTACGGCATGTACTTTTTCGAGCACATCACCCCTTTTGAGACCATGGTGCGGCGCATGGAGCGGGTGATCGCCTCCGGCCGCACCAAGTACCAGGACTACTTCCTCTTTGAGACCCAGGGGTTCGGCAAGGTGCTGGTCCTGGACAAGGACGTGCAGAGCACGGAAAGGGACGAGTACATCTACCACGAAACCCTGGTTCACCCGGCCATGCTCTCCCACCCCGAGCCCAGGACGGTGCTCATCGTGGGAGGCGGGGAAGGGGCCACCCTGAGGGAGGTGCTCAAGCACCCCACCGTGGAACGGGCGGTGATGGTGGACATCGACGGGGAGCTGGTGGAGGTGGCCAAGCGCCACATGCCCGAATGGCACCAGGGGGCCTTTGAGGACCCCCGGGCGGTCCTGATCATCGAGGACGCCCGGGCTTACCTGGAGCATACCCAAGATATGTACGATGTGGTCATCATCGACCTCACGGATCCCGTGGGGGAGGACAACCCCGCAAGGCTTCTCTACACCGTGGAGTTCTACCGTCTGGTGAAGGCCCACCTAAACCCGGGAGGGATCATGGGCATGCAGGCGGGCATGATCATGCTCACCCACCACCGGGTGCATCCCGTGGTGCACCGCACGGTGCGGGAGGCTTTCCGCTATGTGCGGAGCTACAAGAACCACATCCCCGGCTTCTTCCTGAACTTTGGCTTCCTCCTGGCCTCGGATGCCTTTGATCCCGCCGCCTTCTCCGAGGGGGTCATCGAGGCCCGCATCCGGGAACGGAGCCTGGCCCTGCGCCACCTCTCCGCCCCCTACCTCGAGGCCATGTTCATCCTGCCCAAGGACATCCAGGAGGCCATAGATAAGGAGACCCTAGTATCCACCGACCAAAACCCCTTCTACGTGACCCCTGAGGGGGAGGCCCGGCAAGCTCCCTACCGGGGCTAG
- the speD gene encoding S-adenosylmethionine decarboxylase: protein METVPGGRWVAEIYGCDLDVLENPRMVEAALLDAVMRLGAPRGSAQSVVYKFHPQGLSAAVVSPVAAVMIHTWPEDNASATLDLYFYRDGVNPEEVLKGLSRAFGAKEESAFRYWRGTEHAIRRRAFGGQQGG, encoded by the coding sequence GTGGAAACGGTGCCGGGCGGGCGCTGGGTGGCGGAGATCTACGGTTGTGACCTGGATGTCCTGGAAAACCCCAGGATGGTGGAAGCAGCCCTCCTAGATGCGGTGATGCGCCTGGGAGCACCCAGGGGCTCGGCCCAGTCGGTGGTGTACAAGTTCCATCCCCAGGGGCTCTCCGCGGCGGTGGTGAGCCCGGTGGCAGCGGTGATGATCCACACCTGGCCCGAGGACAACGCCTCCGCCACCTTGGACCTTTACTTTTACCGGGATGGGGTGAACCCGGAGGAGGTCTTGAAGGGGCTTTCCCGGGCCTTTGGGGCCAAGGAGGAATCGGCCTTCCGCTACTGGCGGGGAACGGAGCACGCCATCCGGCGCCGGGCCTTTGGCGGCCAGCAAGGAGGATAG